Within Sorangiineae bacterium MSr11367, the genomic segment AGATGCTCCGGCGCGGCGATGAAGCCCAACGTCAAGCCGGGGGCGACGCGCTTCGAGAGGCTGTCGATCAAGATGGTCCTCTGTGATGCGAACGCGGCGACGGGCTCGTCGTCCGCCAGGAACGAATAGACGGCGTCCTCGATGGCAAAGGTGCCCGTCTCCTTCAGCGCGGCCGCCAAATCGCGGCGGCGCGCGCGGCCCATGCTGATCCCGAGCGGATTGTGCAGGCTCGGTTGAATGTAGATTGCAGATAATCGACGCGTCCGGTGGGCTCGCACCATCGCATCGGGCCGCACCCCTTCGCCGTCGAGCGCGAGTGGAACCAAGGTGATGCCGAGGCGCGCGGCGATGCCTTTGACGATGGGATACGTCACCGCCTCCACACCGACCGCGCCGCCTATCGGCGTGAGCGCGGCCATCGACACGGCGATGGCCTGCCGTCCACTGCCGGTGAAGAGCACCCCGTCGGGCTCCGGCGACCAGCGATGGCGCGACAAGAACGCGGCGGCCACCTCGCGCGCACGACGCGTCGCTGCGGCACCGAGCGGGCGCAGGGCATCGCCGAGCGCGTCCTCGTGAACCAGGGTCGCGAGCGCCGGCGCCATCTCGGGCACCTGCTCGGGAAAGATGGAGAAGTTGAGCTCGAGATTCACCGACGCATCCGGAGGCTCCACCAACGTGGGGCTCGGCGGCTCCGGTGCCGCGCGCACGTACGTGCCGCGCCCCACCTCGCCGACCACCAGCCCGCGCCGCACGAGCTCGGCGTAAACGCGGCTCGCCGTCGACGTCGCAATGCCGCGTCGATCCGCGAACTCGCGCTGCGGGGGCAGACGATCGCCCGGACGCAGCCGGCCCGATGCGATGTCGGCCGCGATCGAATTGGCGATGATCTGGTAACTATCCATGTGGCGCGCATTATTGCTCCGAGAGCAATAAATCAATTGCTCCTCGATTGTACCGATACCATTTTGCCTTGCAACCATGCTCACCACGAACTTGCTGCACGCCGACGACGGTCTCGACGATGGGCCGAGCGTCTCGCCCTCCCTGCATCAGTCGGTGAATTATATCGCGCGCGACGTAAAGCACCTCGCGGAGATCACCGCCCCGATGGCCAGCGAATACTACACGCGCCGCGGCAACCCGACGAGCGCGCGGCTCGCCAAGGTGATCGCCGATCTCGAAGGCGGAGAGACTGGGATGATCTTCGCGTCGGGGATGGGCGCCATCGCCACCACGTTGATGGCGTTCGTTCAGAACGGCGATCATATCGTCGGGCAGCAGAGTCATTACATCGGCATCACGGAGATGCTGGACAAAGTGCTACCCCGGTACGGCGTCACGGCGACGAGGGTCGACCAAACGCGGGTTGAAGCGTTCGAGCGCGCCATCCAGCCGAACACGAAGCTCATCGTGCTGGAGACGCCGGTCAATCCGCTGCTGCACCTCACCGATCTGCGGGCCGTCTGCGATCTGGCGAAATCGCACGGCATCCTCACGTGCTGCGACAGCACGTTCGCGACGTCGGTGAATCAGCGGCCGATGGACTTCGGCGTCGACATCGTCCTGCACAGCGCCACCAAGTACATCGGGGGCCATCACGATCTCCTGGCCGGGAGCGTGACGGCGTCGCGAGCGCTGGTGGAGCGCATCTGGGATTTGAGCGTGACCACCGGCGCCACTGCCGCGCCGTTCAACGCCTGGCTCGCGCTTCGGGGCATTCGCACGCTGGAGCTGCGCGTCCTGCGGCAGAACGAGACCGGGCTCGCGCTCGCACGCTTCCTCGAGGAGCATCCACGGGTGGAGAGGGTCTTCTATCCGGGTCTGCCGTCGCACCCTCAGCACGAGCTCGCGCGCAGACAGATGTCCGGGTTCGGCGGTCTCGTGACGTTCGATTTGAAGGGCGGCTACTCGGCGGGGCTCGCATTCATCGAGAAGCTGCGGCTGGCGGTCTACGCCACCAGCCTGGGCGGCGTCTCCTCGACGGTGGTGCAGCCGGCCGCGTTGTTCGGCAACCGGCTCCACGACGACGTTCTCGTGAAACAAGGCATCACACCCGGGTTGATCCGCTTCGCCGCCGGCATCGAAAACACGGATGACCTGATCGCCGATGTGGGGCAGGCACTCGGTCCGTGAAAATCAGTCAGCTCGCCGTCAATGATCCGCTGCGTCTACTTTACCGCCGGCCGGGCGTTTGCCGCGTGGCCAAATGATGTGGGCTGAGCTTATTCATCTTTACCGCGCGCCGTATCTCGGAAATGCGTTGGTGCACTGCCCGTCATCCGCTTGAAGGCATTGCTGAATGCGCTCTCCGACCCGTAGCCAAGCGAGCGCGCGAGCTCGGCGAGGCACGTATCGTCGTCGCGCAGGGCGCGTTCTGCAAGATGCATACGCCACCGCGTGAGGTACGCAATGGGCGCAACCCCCGCGACGGCTTTGAAGTAGAGCGCGAACGTCGTACGCGACATGCCGCAAGCTTTCGCGAGCTCCCCAAGCTGCCATGCGCGCGCGGGATCCGAGTGCATCCGTTGCAGTGCGGGGGCCAGCCGTTTGTCGCCGACCGCACGCAGCCAGCCCGCGGAGATGGGGCTCGATGATTCGAGATAGGCGCGCAGGACCTGAATGAACAAAAGAAGGCCGAACTGTGACGAGACCACGCTCGCCCCTGGGAGGTCCTCGACGCGTTCGCGCACGAGCTGCTCGAGAATGAAATGCAAGATGGTTGCTTGCGACGTCGAGTCGGGCACTACGATGAGTGAAGGTAGCGCGTCGAGCAGAATTTGGCCGCTCGGAGAGCCAAACTGCACGTAGCCGCCAATGACTACGCAATCCTCGCGCTTGGCCAGCTTCATCATGGCTTCCTCGCGCCCTTCGAACAGCGGCAAGGCGTCGACAGGGATCGTCGTCAAGTCGCTTGCGAGAACGAAGGAGCGGCGCGCCGAAAGGAGAAACACGTCCCCAGCGTTGAGTTGCACGGGACTCTTTTCACCCGCGACGCGTAGCCAGCACTGGCCCTTCACCACACCGAAAAACTTGATCTTCGTCGGCGCCGGAAAGCGCAATGCCCAGGCCCCGCCGATCACGAAACCGCCTGCCGCAACGGACTGAGCCGCGGTGAGCTTCAGCACATCGGAGAAGGGGTCATCTCGTATGGAGGAGGGTGGATTCGAACGCTCACGCATGTAGTTGGGACTCCTAACCATTCAGAGTCCGGGCAGCCAGGCCTATCTCCATCGCATCCACGGAGGTTTTTCGGATGTCTACCCCTCAGTCACCTATCGGCTCGGGCTTCGATGCTGCGTCCACCGCAGCCGACGTTGTTGGAAATGTCGACCTCACTGGCAAAGTCGCCATCGTTACGGGCGGTGCTTCCGGCATCGGAGTCGAAACGGTTCGCGCTCTGCGGATGGCAGGCGCGGATGTCATCGTTCCCGCGCGCGCGCCGCACAAGGCACGAACAGCGCTCGCAGGACTCGATGGCGTTGCCATCGAGCCCATGGACCTTTTCGATCCTGCGTCGATCGACGGATTCGTGAAAGCGTTTCTCGCCTCGAGGCGAGCGCTGCACATCCTCGTGAACAGCGCGGGCATCATGGCCTGCCCTCTCGTACGCGATGCTCGCGGCTTCGAATCGCAATTTGCGACGAATCATCTCGGGCACTTTCAGCTGACGTTGGGGCTTTGGCCTGCCCTCCGCAAGGCGAACGGTGCGCGTGTCGTGTCGGTATCATCGTGGGGGCATCGTCGTTCGCCAGTCGTGTTGGACGATCCCAACTTCGACCATCGCGATTACGATCGATGGCTTGCGTACGGCCAATCGAAGACCGCCAATGTTCTGTTCGCAGTCCACCTCGACCGGCGTGGTAAGTCGGACGGCGTTCGTGGCTTTTCGGTTCACCCAGGTGCCATCGCCAACACCGGTCTGGGAAGGTATCTATCCGGAGACGAATTGCGCGCGTTGGGCGTCATCGACGAGCATGGAAATACGATACTGGACCCCTCGAAACAGTTGAAGACCGTCGAACAGGGCGCTTCCACGAGCGTGTGGTGCGCGACGAGCCCGATACTTGACGGAATGGGCGGGGTATATTGCGAAAACAACGACATTGCGTCTCTCGTCACGCCTCGGAAAGGCGGATCGGTCGGAGGCGGCGTCATGCCACATGCCATCGATCCTGAAGCGGCCGAGCGGCTCTGGGCATTGAGCGAATGTCTGCTGTTGCGATAGCGAGCCGACACACGGGGGCGCAGCAAAGTCGGGTTGATCGACGAATACTCTGCACAAAAGCGAAAGACCCAAGGTCTGGAACCTCAACGCACCACCCCGAACGCGTCGCTTGCCGCAGAAAGTCGCTGCTTCAATGAGCGGTCACGATGAGCTCCTGACTGGCCTCCGTCCACGTGGGAATCTCCGCGTTCGACGGAGCGTCCCAATCGCGAATGGGCGTGGTTACCGCATCGGCCAGATTCCCGGTGCCAAGTACGCTGCCGGAAAGACTCAATGCAAGATTGCTGTCGATGTGAAGAGCGGCACATCGTGTGCGAGCGTCGGGATTCCAGTGACAACGGGCAGGCGCTCGGTCCGTGATCGGCTTTTCGTTACCCGAGTGCGCGCACGGCCACGCCGGCGAGTGCGCCGCCGAGAACGAGCCACGTGGTGTTCACTTTGAAGCGGACGAGCAACACGGCGCCCGCTACGGCGAGGATCGCGGTGACCGCATCGACCAACGCCGAGCGCGCAAGCTGCACGGTGACCACGGCCATCAAGGCGAGCGTCGCGGCGTTGACCCCATCGAGAAAGGCGCCCGCACCGGGCGAGCGGCGCATGCGCCCGAGGATGGGCCGCGTTGCGGCGACCAAAACGAAGCCCGGAAGGAAGATCCCGACGGTGGAGACGGCGGCGCCGGCCGGACCGGCGATGACGTAGCCGATGAACGTCGCCGTCGTGAACACCGGCCCGGGTGTGATCTGGCCAACGGCCACAGCGTCGAGAAGCTGCGCCTCGGTGAGCCAGTGCAGCCGGTCGACGAAATCGGCGCGCAAGAACGCGAGCAGCACGTAGCCGCTGCCAAAGACGATTGCGCCCATCTTCACGAAGGTGAGAAAAAGCGTCACCAGGCTGAACGAGCTACCGCCCAGCGCCAGCGCCGGCGCGAAGAGGGCGAGGATGGACTCGTCCCCCGAGCGATGCCGCATGCGATGCAGCGCGAGGGAGAGCGCCCCTGCACCGACGAGCACGGCGAGTGCCTCGAGCCCGCACGCGATGGCCACACCCGCGAGCGCCGCGAGCGCGCCCATGCCGCGGGTTGGAACCGCCTTGGGCGCGAGCCCCCAGAGCGCCTGCACCACGACGGCGATGACCACCGGTTTGACGCCATAGAGGACGCCCCCGAGCTGCGGCAGCGAGCCAAAATGGACGTACGCCCATGCGATGGCCGTCACCATCAGCGCCGCAGGCAGCACGAAGGCCGCACCCGCGACGAGCAGCCCGCGCCAGCCGGCGCGTTCGTAGCCGATGTAAATCGCCAGCTCGCTCGAGCTGGGGCCGGGAATGAGGTTCGCCGCGCCGAGCAGATCGAGAAAGCGCTCGTGCGCGAGCCATTGCCTGCGCCGGACGAATTCGTTCTCCATCATGGCAATGTGCGCGGCCGGGCCACCGAATGCCGTGAGACCCAGCTTGAGGAAAGCCCACGCGAGCTCGCGCAACATGCGGGTCGGAGTATACCTATTTGGCTCCGCCGTGCAGCGCGGTTGCCTGGGTGCGGAAGACGCGAGCGAGCCCGTCCACGACGGCCCGCAGCACCGGATCGCGGCGGCGATCGTGGGAAAACAGCGCATACGTCGTTTGCGTCAGATCGTCCAACACCCCGGAAACACGCACCAGCCCCGCATCCGAGTCCGCGATCCAGCAGGGAAGGAGCGCCAACCCCACCGAGGCGCGCGCCCCCTCGAGGATGGCCACCGCGTTGGTGAAGCGGAACGTGGCCGGGGCGCGGCGCCGCTCGGTGAGCCAGCGCGAGACCGGCATGTATTCGTGCTCGGCGTCGAATCCGACCCAATCGCACGCCGTGTAGCGTTTCTCGCCCTTTGCGAGTCGGTGCTGGGCGACGTACGTCGACGCGCCGTAAATCGCGAAGGTCATCGCGCCGAGTTTCCGCGACACGAGATCGCCCTCCGTGGGGAGCTTCGCCGTGAGCACCACGTCGACCTCCCTGCGCGCGAGGCTCGGCGGCTGGTGGGCCATCTGCACCTCCACGTCGAGCCGCGGAACGATGGCCCGCAGCGCCCCGACGTGCCGCACCACGAACATGGTGTCCCATTCATTGGCCGACAGCCGCACGACGCGCGGATCGCGCAAGTTGGCCGCACGCACCAAATCGTCCGCCGCGGCGGCCATCTGTGTGGCGGCCGGAAGGAGCGCATGCCCCTCCGACGTGGGCCGGTAGCCCACGGGCATCCGTTCCATGAGCGGCACGCCGAGTGCGGCCTCCAGCGCCTGGACGCGGCGCCCCACCGTCATGACGCTCACCCCGCATTGGCGCGCGGCCTTGGCGTAGCTGCCGCTCGACGCCACGGCGAGAAAGATGCGGACATCGCTCCATTCGAGCGTGGGTGGTTTCACAATTGTTATGATCTATCACATTTTTGAGACTTATCGCCTGCGCGCCCTTCCTCCATGGTGTGAACCATGAGCAACGCACACGAATGGATTCAGCGATGGGACACGCAACAGGAGCGCTACATCGAGCGCCGCGAAGAGCGCTTCACCGTCATCGGTGACGTACTGGAGGAGGTCGGCCCCGCCGAGCCCAAGATTCTCGACCTGTGCTGCGGCCCCGGCAGCCTCGGCAGCCGGCTCGCCGCTCGATTTCCGCGTGCGCACGTCACGGGGGTCGATTTCGATCCCGTGCTCCTCGGCCTTGCGCGCACGGCGCACGCCGGGGATCCCAGGCGCGCGTGGGTCGAGACCGACCTTCGCCACGCGGGGTGGTGGAAGGAAGCGCGTCTTTCGCCCGGCTTCGATGCCGTGGTCAGCACCACCGCGCTTCATTGGCTCAGTGGCGCCGAGCTGACCCGGGTCTACCGCGAGCTCGCCGGTCTGCTCCGACCGGGCGGCGTCTTGATGAACGGCGACCATGTCGCCCCCGCATGGGAGGAACCGCGGCTTGCCCGTATCGCCAAAGCGCGGCGCGATCTCGTTCAGCGCGACGCCGACGCACGCGGCAGCGACACGTGGGAAGCCTGGTGGGAGGAGATCTCCGGCGATTCTGCGTTTACGGAACTATGGCAAGAACGTCGCCGCCGCTTTGGCGACCGGCACGGCGAAGAGCCGATTACCCTGGACTTTCATCTTGCGGCGCTGCGTCAGGCGGGATTCGTCGAGGCCAATGTCGTATGGCAGCGTTGGGACGACGTCGTCATGGCAGCCCTCGTCCAATGAATTGAAAAGTTATCCACAATTGTGACAATGGCCAACAATGCCCCGTTTCGGCCATGTCGGTGCAGTCGTAATTAAGTAACGCAATCGTCGCGGGTGAAAGTTCGCCGCGACGCTAGGTTGCCGCCTGACGAAGGAGCGATGCCGGCGAGGTCCGAGGGTGGGGACCTTATCGTTCGTGGACCCCCGGCAAACCCCATGCTCCAAGGGGCGACACATGAAGACGATGTCGATCGCAGCCTCGCTCGCGATGGCGGTGGGAAGCGTCATCGCGACGCCGGCGAGCGCAGGCAAGTGTCAGGCAAAGGATGCTGGGACCATCGATGAATTCCCGCTCTCCGCGGGTTCGGACTCCGCCTACATCGCGGTGGGCTCCGACAAGCGGGTGTGGATCACGGACGGCTCGAACGACAGGATTCGCGCAGCCGATTCGTGGGGCAACGTTACGGAATATGCTTTGGCGGCGGGTTCGGGACCGCTCGGTATTGCCGCCGGACCCGATGGCCGCCTTTGGTTCGTCGAGTCGGGAAGCAACAAGATTGGCGCCATTTCCACGTGCGGTGAGGTGACGGAATACGCCATTCCCACGGGCAATTCGAACCCATTCGGGATTACGTCGGGCTCGGACGGGAATCTATGGTTCACCGAAGCCACGGCCAACAAGGTTGCTCGCATCACGACCTCCGGGGACGTGACGGAATTTCCTCTACCCACTGCCGCCTCCCAACCGCGTGGCATCACCCGCGACTCCACGGGCAATTTGTGGGTCGCGGAGTTCTTCGCCCGCAAAATCGCCATGGTCACCACGTCGGGTGCGGTCACGGAGTATCCGCTCGCGACCACCGCCGGAAGGCCGATGGCACTGACCGCCGGGCCGGATAAGAAGATTTGGTTTACCACGACCAAATCCGTTTCCGCCATCGATGGCCAAGGCGCCGTCACGGACTACCCCCTGGCCGTCGGTGCGGGGGCGCAAGGCATCACGGTCGGGCCCGATGCCAACATTTGGTTCACCGAAGGGGACGCCAACAAAGTCGCGCGCATCACGCCCGCGGGCGTTCTCACGGAGTTCGACCTGCCGCATGCCGGGGCCCTCCCGAGTGGAATCACCTTCTTTCCGTACCGAGGCTGCGCCTCGCTCGATCTCTTGTTCGTCGAGCGATTCGGAGCGCGACTCGGTCGCGTCCGCGCCGTCACGACGCGTTGACGCGTAACGGCGTACTTCCTTGTCGACGATTCTTTTCCGTATCGAGAAAGCGCTTCAAACGCTCGAAGAGAACATCTTTTTGGAGGCCAACATGAAGAGGATTGAAGTCGGTATTCTGGCGGCCGTTGCGGCCATCTCTGTCGCCGCGTGTGGTTCGAATGGCGGGGCCAGCGAAAACGAAGAAGTGGGCAGCACGAAGGAGTTCCTGACCGGCCCCGGCGCCGACGGGATTTTCGGGTCGGACACGCTCGCGGAGGCCATGAATGCGGCCCTCGCGGCGTCGCCCTCGACCCTGGTGTACTACGGCAGCGGCTCCGGCAACGGCGAGAAGTGTCTGCGCGGGCAAGCGGTCACTTACAGCGGTGCCACGTACTGCAGCGGCACGCGTGACCAGTCGATCGCCCCGATGTCGCGCAATCTCAACGGCTGCCAGGCCGGCGAGAAGAGCAATCGCATCGCGCTCGACGGTATCGGCATCTGGAGCGCCAGCAGCCAGACCATCTCGGATCTCTCCCTCGCGGACGTGCGCAAGGCGTTCTGCGGCACCGACGGCAGCGGCAGCGCGGCCGCCTGCACTGCGACCACGTGGAGCACCCTCTCCAACGGCGCGTCGGCGGCGAATCCGTCGGCGACCATCGTGAAGTACCGCCGCGACGACGCGTCGGGCACGACCGACACGTTCAAGTCGATCTTGTCGGCCGCCGGCCTCGCGTGCACCGCCTTCTGCGCGGACGTCAAGGTCGTCGTCGACACCGAGCAGGGCCCGAAGCTCTCCACCGATGGCACGGGCGCATCGTCGATCCAGCCGCCCTGCCAGGCGAGCGATACGGCGACCGACTGCATCGGCCGCCTCGCCAATGCCAACAGCAGTGTCCTCGCCTACGCCGGCCTCGGCGCCACGGCGAAGGCGCCCGCCAAGGCCCTCTCCGTTGCCGGCAAGACGCCCACCACGGCGAACATCCGCAACCTCATCACGAGCCCGGCGAGCGCCTACGCGTTCGCGCGCTTCCTCTACCTCAACGAGAGCACGACCAACGCGCGCGACGCCGAGGAGACGAAGTTCTACAACTGGGCATTCGGCTTCGCGCCCCAGGGCTCGGCCGCCACGAAACTCAGCTTCGAGACGAAGCTGACCGGCGCCGGCTTCATCGCCTGCACGGATCCCGCAGCCTCGGGTCACAAGGCCCTCGACTGCGGCACTGCGGCCTGCCCCTGAAGCTGCGCTGAAGCAAATCCAATGACCCCCGCGCTGCGCCCAAAGGGGTGCAGCGCGCAGGGGCATTTTGTCCATTCCGTAGGTGCGCCCACGTCGTGGAAACGAAGGTATCGCGAATGTGTGACGTTTTCGGAAGTTCAATTAATTGAGTTGTTTAAATAATACCCCACTTCTATGGTCCCGGCGCCCAAAAAGGAGCTTAACGCGGATGTACACTCTATGGACGCGTAAGGGCGCTATGGCGCTGCTTGTCATCATGATTGGGGCCGCATTGGCGGCTGCAAGCTGTGGAGGAAGTGATTCGCCCGCGACGCCTGGCGACGCGGGCCCGGAGGCCGGGCCATCGGTGTGCACACCGCCCGAATCCCACGAGCGTATTCCGCAAAGAACGGCGGCGACCGCACAGGAGGCGCTCGATACCTTTGCGAATTTGTCGGGTGAAATCGAAATTCAATGTGGCAATTGCCACAAGGCTCCCGCGCAACAAGGCGGGTTTTCTTACGACGGCACGCGTCAGGGACTTTGCTCCGCGAAGGGACAGAGTGGAAAGACGCCCGCGCAAATGATGATCGAGGGCCGGATGCCCAAAGGCATCGGCGGCCAACAGCCGCTCGGCCGCCGGCTTCAGGCCTGGATCGATCAGGGCTGCTCGCCGACGACGTACAAGCTGCCCGGTGGCAGCGGCTCGGTCAATATGGGCGACTTTCAGGTGTCGGCCCAGGTCGGCGCGGCGCTGACCGATCTCGGAAGCTGCATTCCGAAGGCCGAGATCGCCGGACGGGACGAGGCGGCCGATGCACGTTTTGCAGCCGTGAAGTCGTTCGGCGATCTTCCAGTGAAGCTCGCGGAGACCGACGTCACGTCGCTCGATGCCGAGGTGCTCGCCCGAAAGGGGACGTTTGCCTACGCGCCGGAGTACCCACTCTGGTCGGACGACGCGCAAAAACTCCGATTGGTCCACGTACCCGCGGGCAAGTCGATCACCTACGATTCGGCGACCAAGCACTTCGTGATTCCGCCGAACACGCGTTTCTACAAGACGTTCTTCAAGGCGGTCGTCGAGCTGGACGGTGTGAAGCGCTATCGCAAGATGGAGACCCGCATCATCCTGACCCGCGAGAAGACGGAGGATGCCGTGTTTGGCTCCTACGTGTGGAACAGCGACGAGACGAGCGCGAAGCTTCTCGGTACGGGGCTCAACCCCGACGCTCCGGACCAACGGGAGACGTACCTCAGTGGGAAGCCCTTCCCGGATTACGTGCGCCCTTACCGGACCAGCGAGATCACCCAGGGGAACCGCAGTTATGCCGTTCCGGGGAGCGAACGGTGCATTGCGTGCCATACCGGTTCGGAAGGGCAGAACTTCATCCTCGGGTTCACGCCGACGCAGATCCACCGGCGCCCGAAAGGCGAGGGTGGGAACCTGGCCGAGGAGGTGGGAGCCAGCGAGCTCGATATGGCAGCCCGTTTGATGGCGTATGGCGTGGTGTCGGGGATTGCCGCGAACGACCTGCCGAAACTCGAAGAGTCGGCGTTGCCTCGCCGGCCGCGCAACCAAGACGAGCTGCGCATGCAAGGCTACGCAGTGGGCAACTGCACGCATTGCCACAATGAGAATGGCTACGCGGTGCGGAGCAATCCTTCGCTGGGCCGATTCGACCTCTCACCGGGCGGAGTGGTGTTCGGCTTCGACTTCAAATCCATCGGCGCGGACGGACTCTCGTATTTTACCTTCGATCCGAGCGACCCATCGCCCGCGAGCGTCGTGTCGGCGCTGGTTCGGAGCAAGACGTACGCACGGACCGTGCTTCCGACGGGGGCCTTCGACGCGGACGCTTTTGGGCTGCCGAAAGATCCCAATGGATTGACGGCCTTCTTCAACTTTCATATGCCGCTCAACGTACCGGGCGTCGACTGCCGCTTGAGCGTTCTCATGGCCCGCTGGTGGGCATCGGTGCCGCGCGATTATGGCAATCCCGGCGTCGAGGCTCCTGACGACCCCAAGGCCGTCGCGGACGGTCTCGCCGCCGCAGATGCCGCCGAGGCGCGTGCCAAACTCGATTGTCGGCCGCCGTCGGGCCTCGAGTGGGTGCTCGAGGACACGACGGAGCGCAAACCGTACTTGCCGCGCAATATCGACTGGCCGACGAAGTTG encodes:
- a CDS encoding PLP-dependent aminotransferase family protein — translated: MDSYQIIANSIAADIASGRLRPGDRLPPQREFADRRGIATSTASRVYAELVRRGLVVGEVGRGTYVRAAPEPPSPTLVEPPDASVNLELNFSIFPEQVPEMAPALATLVHEDALGDALRPLGAAATRRAREVAAAFLSRHRWSPEPDGVLFTGSGRQAIAVSMAALTPIGGAVGVEAVTYPIVKGIAARLGITLVPLALDGEGVRPDAMVRAHRTRRLSAIYIQPSLHNPLGISMGRARRRDLAAALKETGTFAIEDAVYSFLADDEPVAAFASQRTILIDSLSKRVAPGLTLGFIAAPEHLAEKLAATIRSGGWLAPAFSVAAGLRWMADGTAARIATAKRAHAAARYQLARELLRGLTMRGDPRAFHVWLELPDVWRADTFAAAAARRGIAITPASAFTVGAGHAPNAVRLALAAPSRDALAGALQKLRRLALASPDETLAE
- a CDS encoding aminotransferase class I/II-fold pyridoxal phosphate-dependent enzyme, producing MLTTNLLHADDGLDDGPSVSPSLHQSVNYIARDVKHLAEITAPMASEYYTRRGNPTSARLAKVIADLEGGETGMIFASGMGAIATTLMAFVQNGDHIVGQQSHYIGITEMLDKVLPRYGVTATRVDQTRVEAFERAIQPNTKLIVLETPVNPLLHLTDLRAVCDLAKSHGILTCCDSTFATSVNQRPMDFGVDIVLHSATKYIGGHHDLLAGSVTASRALVERIWDLSVTTGATAAPFNAWLALRGIRTLELRVLRQNETGLALARFLEEHPRVERVFYPGLPSHPQHELARRQMSGFGGLVTFDLKGGYSAGLAFIEKLRLAVYATSLGGVSSTVVQPAALFGNRLHDDVLVKQGITPGLIRFAAGIENTDDLIADVGQALGP
- a CDS encoding AraC family transcriptional regulator; the encoded protein is MLKLTAAQSVAAGGFVIGGAWALRFPAPTKIKFFGVVKGQCWLRVAGEKSPVQLNAGDVFLLSARRSFVLASDLTTIPVDALPLFEGREEAMMKLAKREDCVVIGGYVQFGSPSGQILLDALPSLIVVPDSTSQATILHFILEQLVRERVEDLPGASVVSSQFGLLLFIQVLRAYLESSSPISAGWLRAVGDKRLAPALQRMHSDPARAWQLGELAKACGMSRTTFALYFKAVAGVAPIAYLTRWRMHLAERALRDDDTCLAELARSLGYGSESAFSNAFKRMTGSAPTHFRDTARGKDE
- a CDS encoding oxidoreductase, which codes for MSTPQSPIGSGFDAASTAADVVGNVDLTGKVAIVTGGASGIGVETVRALRMAGADVIVPARAPHKARTALAGLDGVAIEPMDLFDPASIDGFVKAFLASRRALHILVNSAGIMACPLVRDARGFESQFATNHLGHFQLTLGLWPALRKANGARVVSVSSWGHRRSPVVLDDPNFDHRDYDRWLAYGQSKTANVLFAVHLDRRGKSDGVRGFSVHPGAIANTGLGRYLSGDELRALGVIDEHGNTILDPSKQLKTVEQGASTSVWCATSPILDGMGGVYCENNDIASLVTPRKGGSVGGGVMPHAIDPEAAERLWALSECLLLR
- the chrA gene encoding chromate efflux transporter, whose protein sequence is MLRELAWAFLKLGLTAFGGPAAHIAMMENEFVRRRQWLAHERFLDLLGAANLIPGPSSSELAIYIGYERAGWRGLLVAGAAFVLPAALMVTAIAWAYVHFGSLPQLGGVLYGVKPVVIAVVVQALWGLAPKAVPTRGMGALAALAGVAIACGLEALAVLVGAGALSLALHRMRHRSGDESILALFAPALALGGSSFSLVTLFLTFVKMGAIVFGSGYVLLAFLRADFVDRLHWLTEAQLLDAVAVGQITPGPVFTTATFIGYVIAGPAGAAVSTVGIFLPGFVLVAATRPILGRMRRSPGAGAFLDGVNAATLALMAVVTVQLARSALVDAVTAILAVAGAVLLVRFKVNTTWLVLGGALAGVAVRALG
- a CDS encoding LysR family transcriptional regulator, with the translated sequence MKPPTLEWSDVRIFLAVASSGSYAKAARQCGVSVMTVGRRVQALEAALGVPLMERMPVGYRPTSEGHALLPAATQMAAAADDLVRAANLRDPRVVRLSANEWDTMFVVRHVGALRAIVPRLDVEVQMAHQPPSLARREVDVVLTAKLPTEGDLVSRKLGAMTFAIYGASTYVAQHRLAKGEKRYTACDWVGFDAEHEYMPVSRWLTERRRAPATFRFTNAVAILEGARASVGLALLPCWIADSDAGLVRVSGVLDDLTQTTYALFSHDRRRDPVLRAVVDGLARVFRTQATALHGGAK
- a CDS encoding methyltransferase domain-containing protein; its protein translation is MSNAHEWIQRWDTQQERYIERREERFTVIGDVLEEVGPAEPKILDLCCGPGSLGSRLAARFPRAHVTGVDFDPVLLGLARTAHAGDPRRAWVETDLRHAGWWKEARLSPGFDAVVSTTALHWLSGAELTRVYRELAGLLRPGGVLMNGDHVAPAWEEPRLARIAKARRDLVQRDADARGSDTWEAWWEEISGDSAFTELWQERRRRFGDRHGEEPITLDFHLAALRQAGFVEANVVWQRWDDVVMAALVQ
- a CDS encoding Virginiamycin B lyase, which codes for MKTMSIAASLAMAVGSVIATPASAGKCQAKDAGTIDEFPLSAGSDSAYIAVGSDKRVWITDGSNDRIRAADSWGNVTEYALAAGSGPLGIAAGPDGRLWFVESGSNKIGAISTCGEVTEYAIPTGNSNPFGITSGSDGNLWFTEATANKVARITTSGDVTEFPLPTAASQPRGITRDSTGNLWVAEFFARKIAMVTTSGAVTEYPLATTAGRPMALTAGPDKKIWFTTTKSVSAIDGQGAVTDYPLAVGAGAQGITVGPDANIWFTEGDANKVARITPAGVLTEFDLPHAGALPSGITFFPYRGCASLDLLFVERFGARLGRVRAVTTR
- a CDS encoding substrate-binding domain-containing protein encodes the protein MKRIEVGILAAVAAISVAACGSNGGASENEEVGSTKEFLTGPGADGIFGSDTLAEAMNAALAASPSTLVYYGSGSGNGEKCLRGQAVTYSGATYCSGTRDQSIAPMSRNLNGCQAGEKSNRIALDGIGIWSASSQTISDLSLADVRKAFCGTDGSGSAAACTATTWSTLSNGASAANPSATIVKYRRDDASGTTDTFKSILSAAGLACTAFCADVKVVVDTEQGPKLSTDGTGASSIQPPCQASDTATDCIGRLANANSSVLAYAGLGATAKAPAKALSVAGKTPTTANIRNLITSPASAYAFARFLYLNESTTNARDAEETKFYNWAFGFAPQGSAATKLSFETKLTGAGFIACTDPAASGHKALDCGTAACP